From Microbacterium invictum, the proteins below share one genomic window:
- the pepN gene encoding aminopeptidase N, translated as MASPSLARSANLGREETAARAVGIHLDTIEVHLDLRDARRLDDITFPTVTTLTFDADVDATWIDFIGASVDEVTVNGAVREVRWDGARIQLDALAAHNVVTVRARGVYSRSGEGLHRFVDPVDGEVYLYTQYEPADSRRVYACFEQPDLKARWRFHVSVPDGWTVLSGGAEIAREAVDAGIHVSFAETLPLSSYITAVAAGPYHRVDEEWTHEGQQVALGVLCRASLAPHLDHEEIFDVTRRGLTFFSEAFDYPYPWGKYDQIFVPEYNLGAMENPGLVTFTEAYIFRGASTAAQHEGRANTILHEMAHMWFGDLATMRWWDDLWLKESFADFMGAHAAVAAGGFPDAWVTFASRRKGWAYEQDQLPTTHPIVADIVDLEAAKLNFDGITYAKGASVLKQLVAFVGEEAFFRGAQRYFAAHAFGSTTLPDLLTALEAASGRDLGAWTAAWLQTSGVSQIGVERGDGLEIVQTDPRPHRLSVGFYSHEDDRLVPRATVDLDIVDERTVIDAPVLPDADLIVPNVDDRTYAKVRLNERSTDAVARSLSTLDDALVRSVVWAALWNAVRDGALPTARYLEIVARHAPAEANAALLADAVSHAGYAIAHYAARADRDGLAAVWLEAAWQALHAAEPGSDAQLAWARAVGGAAAVCDDRAGDLRDLLSGAAPAPAGLSLDPELRWSWLTALATTGHTTVADAAAELAADPSSKGRTSHRTVLAARPDAQVRADAWRSAWDDQTLTNDELDATIAGIRAGGRRDLVATLDADYYARIGDVWSQRSIEIARRLVRGLFPASDTLDDADAWLAANAHAPASLRRIVIEQRDGLARDLRVRAVQPGSVR; from the coding sequence ATGGCATCTCCATCGCTCGCCCGCTCCGCCAACCTCGGCCGTGAAGAAACCGCCGCGCGTGCCGTCGGCATCCACCTCGACACGATCGAGGTCCACCTCGATCTGCGCGACGCCCGACGCCTCGACGACATCACGTTCCCCACGGTCACGACGCTGACATTCGACGCCGACGTCGATGCGACCTGGATCGACTTCATCGGGGCATCCGTCGACGAGGTCACCGTCAACGGCGCCGTGCGCGAGGTGCGCTGGGACGGTGCCCGGATCCAGCTCGATGCCCTGGCCGCGCACAACGTCGTCACCGTCCGCGCGCGCGGCGTGTACAGCCGGTCGGGCGAGGGGCTGCACCGGTTCGTCGACCCGGTCGACGGCGAGGTGTACCTGTATACGCAGTACGAACCCGCGGACAGCCGGCGGGTATACGCCTGCTTCGAGCAGCCCGATCTCAAGGCGAGGTGGCGCTTCCACGTGAGCGTTCCCGACGGCTGGACGGTGCTCTCGGGCGGCGCGGAGATCGCCCGCGAGGCGGTGGATGCCGGCATCCACGTCTCGTTCGCCGAAACCCTGCCGCTGTCCAGCTACATCACGGCCGTCGCCGCCGGGCCCTACCACCGCGTGGACGAGGAGTGGACGCACGAGGGGCAGCAGGTGGCGCTGGGCGTCCTGTGCCGCGCGTCGCTGGCGCCGCACCTCGACCACGAGGAGATCTTCGATGTCACCCGGCGCGGGCTGACGTTCTTCTCCGAGGCGTTCGACTACCCGTATCCGTGGGGCAAATACGACCAGATCTTCGTGCCCGAGTACAACCTGGGGGCCATGGAGAACCCGGGGCTGGTCACCTTCACCGAGGCGTACATCTTCCGCGGGGCCTCCACCGCAGCCCAGCACGAGGGGCGCGCGAACACGATCCTGCACGAGATGGCGCACATGTGGTTCGGCGACCTCGCCACGATGCGCTGGTGGGACGACCTGTGGCTGAAGGAGTCGTTCGCCGACTTCATGGGCGCCCACGCCGCCGTGGCCGCCGGCGGGTTTCCCGACGCGTGGGTCACGTTCGCGAGCCGGCGCAAGGGCTGGGCGTACGAGCAGGACCAGCTGCCGACCACCCACCCGATCGTCGCCGACATCGTCGACCTCGAGGCGGCGAAGCTGAACTTCGACGGCATCACCTACGCCAAAGGCGCGTCGGTGCTCAAGCAGTTGGTGGCGTTCGTGGGGGAGGAGGCGTTCTTCCGCGGCGCGCAGCGCTACTTCGCGGCCCACGCGTTCGGCAGCACGACGCTGCCCGACCTGCTGACCGCCCTGGAGGCCGCCTCCGGGCGCGACCTCGGCGCGTGGACCGCCGCCTGGCTGCAAACCTCCGGAGTCTCGCAGATCGGCGTCGAACGCGGCGACGGACTGGAGATCGTGCAGACCGATCCGCGCCCGCACCGGCTCAGCGTCGGCTTCTATTCCCACGAGGATGACCGCCTGGTCCCTCGCGCGACCGTCGACCTCGATATCGTCGACGAGCGCACCGTCATAGACGCTCCCGTACTCCCTGACGCCGACCTCATCGTCCCCAACGTCGACGACCGCACCTACGCGAAGGTGCGGCTGAACGAGAGGTCGACGGATGCCGTGGCGCGCAGCCTGTCGACGCTCGACGACGCGCTGGTGCGGTCGGTCGTCTGGGCGGCGCTGTGGAACGCAGTGCGCGACGGGGCCCTGCCCACCGCCCGGTATCTGGAGATCGTGGCCCGTCATGCCCCGGCGGAGGCGAACGCGGCGCTGCTCGCCGACGCGGTCTCGCACGCCGGTTACGCGATCGCCCACTACGCTGCGCGGGCCGATCGTGACGGGCTGGCGGCCGTGTGGCTCGAGGCGGCGTGGCAGGCCCTGCACGCGGCCGAGCCGGGCAGCGACGCGCAGCTCGCGTGGGCGCGCGCGGTCGGCGGCGCCGCGGCCGTCTGCGACGATCGGGCCGGCGACCTGCGCGACCTGTTGTCCGGCGCGGCACCGGCACCGGCCGGCCTGAGTCTCGACCCGGAGCTGCGCTGGAGCTGGCTCACCGCGCTGGCGACCACCGGCCACACCACCGTGGCCGACGCAGCCGCCGAGCTGGCCGCCGATCCCTCCTCGAAGGGACGCACCTCGCACCGCACTGTGCTGGCGGCTCGGCCCGATGCGCAGGTGCGCGCCGACGCCTGGCGCTCTGCCTGGGACGACCAGACCCTCACCAACGACGAACTCGACGCGACGATCGCCGGCATCCGAGCCGGGGGTCGACGCGATCTGGTCGCCACGCTCGACGCCGACTACTACGCCCGGATCGGCGACGTATGGTCGCAGCGCAGCATCGAGATCGCCCGCCGGCTGGTACGGGGCCTGTTCCCGGCATCCGACACCCTCGACGATGCGGACGCGTGGCTCGCGGCCAATGCCCACGCTCCGGCGTCCCTGCGACGCATCGTCATCGAGCAGCGCGACGGGCTCGCCCGCGATCTGCGCGTGCGGGCGGTCCAGCCTGGCTCAGTGCGCTGA
- a CDS encoding TetR/AcrR family transcriptional regulator gives MFSSEAADAGTKSDRTRARLRAIALRSFRERGYDATTVRQIAAEAGVSVGVTNYHFASKNRLVQELYVDVQERHRAAAVPALDGVDDLIDRLTVIYRTGLDELTPYHPHAGEFVAAAMSPKSDVNPLSAESAPARDITEALFARAVSGAKHSLPADIADRLPAVLFLGHLLLALYWAYDRSPGQERTSRLLERGLGLLRLALPLVRLPLVRRPLREMLDLIGEVRS, from the coding sequence ATGTTCAGTTCTGAAGCGGCGGATGCCGGCACCAAGAGCGACCGGACGCGTGCGCGCCTGCGGGCTATTGCCCTGCGCTCGTTTCGCGAACGGGGATACGACGCGACGACCGTCCGCCAGATCGCGGCCGAGGCCGGCGTGTCGGTCGGAGTGACGAATTACCACTTCGCGTCCAAGAACCGCCTCGTCCAGGAGCTGTACGTCGACGTGCAGGAGCGTCACCGGGCCGCGGCTGTGCCGGCGCTTGACGGGGTCGACGATCTGATCGACCGGCTCACCGTCATCTATCGCACCGGGTTGGACGAGCTGACGCCGTATCACCCCCACGCGGGCGAGTTCGTCGCCGCGGCGATGTCACCGAAGTCCGACGTGAACCCGCTCTCGGCGGAGTCGGCCCCGGCCCGTGACATCACCGAGGCGCTGTTCGCACGGGCGGTGTCGGGGGCGAAGCACTCCCTGCCTGCCGACATCGCCGATCGGCTGCCCGCCGTGCTGTTCCTGGGCCACCTGCTGCTGGCGCTGTACTGGGCGTACGACAGGTCGCCCGGGCAGGAGCGCACCAGTCGGCTGCTGGAGCGCGGTCTCGGGCTGCTGCGGCTCGCTCTGCCGCTGGTGCGACTCCCGCTCGTGCGCCGCCCGCTGCGCGAGATGCTCGACCTCATCGGCGAGGTGCGGTCGTGA
- a CDS encoding 3-hydroxyacyl-CoA dehydrogenase NAD-binding domain-containing protein, with product MTDYDEIDFSPILAATDDEVITHSAVRDVTLASGKTIALITLDNGRDHTRPNTLGPATLAELGEILDALKARAAAGEIDAVAVTGKQYILAAGADLSDISKVGSKDQARLVAQLGHKVFGTLGDLGVPSFTFINGLALGGGLEIGLNSSYRTVDASAAAIALPEVFLGIIPGWGGAYLLPNLIGIENALEVVISNPLKQNRTLKPQQAFDLGIVDAIFPASNYLEDSLRWADGVLAGRIKVERKNEPGKIERLTKWPIAIKMARGMLESKIGTVPKSPYVALDLLERAKSGTKAEGFAREDEALAELVTGDQFAASMYAFDLVQKRAKRPVGAPDKTLAKKVSKVGIIGAGLMASQFALLFVRRLQVPVLITDLDQARVDKGVAYIHDEIGKLQAKGRLDGDSANKLRSLVTGTTDKSLFADCDFVIEAVFEEVGVKQQVFGEIEQFIAEDAILATNTSSLSVEEIGAKLAHPERLVGFHFFNPVAVMPLIEIVKTPQTAESALSTAFVVARGLGKNAVLTADAPGFVVNRLLAKVMGEAARAVYEGTPVADVEKAFGPLGLPMGPFQLIDLVGWKVAAHVQDTMAGAFPDRFYANENFHALAELPEVVEKDKGGRVTGFTKAAEKVIKGHAGTTPASADQILRRVQDGLAQEIRIMLDEGVVPEVEDIDLCLILGAGWPFIDGGASPYLDREGASERVFGSTFHTPPIRGIGG from the coding sequence ATGACCGACTACGACGAAATCGACTTCTCCCCGATCCTCGCGGCCACCGACGACGAGGTGATCACGCACTCTGCCGTGCGTGACGTGACGCTCGCCTCCGGTAAGACGATCGCGCTGATCACCCTCGACAACGGGCGCGACCACACCCGGCCCAACACGCTCGGTCCGGCGACCCTCGCCGAGCTCGGCGAGATCCTCGACGCGCTGAAGGCGCGTGCCGCCGCCGGCGAGATCGACGCGGTGGCCGTCACCGGCAAGCAGTACATCCTGGCCGCCGGCGCCGATCTGTCCGACATCTCGAAGGTCGGCTCGAAGGACCAGGCACGGCTGGTCGCGCAACTCGGCCACAAGGTGTTCGGCACGCTGGGTGACCTGGGAGTCCCCTCCTTCACGTTCATCAACGGGCTCGCGCTCGGCGGCGGGCTGGAGATCGGACTCAACTCGAGCTACCGCACCGTCGACGCGTCGGCGGCCGCCATCGCGCTGCCCGAGGTGTTCCTGGGGATCATCCCCGGCTGGGGCGGCGCCTACCTGCTGCCGAACCTCATCGGTATCGAGAACGCCCTCGAGGTCGTGATCTCGAACCCGCTCAAGCAGAACCGGACCCTCAAGCCCCAGCAGGCTTTCGATCTGGGGATCGTGGATGCCATCTTCCCCGCGTCGAACTATCTCGAAGACTCGCTGCGCTGGGCCGACGGTGTACTGGCCGGCAGGATCAAGGTCGAGCGCAAGAACGAGCCCGGCAAGATCGAGCGGCTGACCAAGTGGCCCATCGCCATCAAGATGGCCCGCGGCATGCTCGAGTCGAAGATCGGCACTGTTCCGAAGTCCCCGTATGTGGCTCTCGACCTGCTCGAGCGGGCCAAGAGCGGCACGAAGGCCGAAGGATTCGCCCGCGAGGACGAGGCCCTGGCGGAGCTCGTGACCGGAGATCAGTTCGCGGCATCGATGTACGCGTTCGATCTCGTGCAGAAGCGCGCGAAGCGTCCGGTCGGCGCGCCCGACAAGACGCTCGCGAAGAAGGTATCCAAGGTCGGCATCATCGGTGCCGGCCTCATGGCCAGCCAGTTCGCGCTGCTGTTCGTGCGTCGCCTGCAGGTGCCCGTGCTGATCACCGACCTCGACCAGGCGCGCGTCGACAAGGGCGTCGCGTACATCCACGACGAGATCGGCAAGCTCCAGGCCAAGGGCCGGCTTGACGGCGACAGCGCGAACAAGCTGCGTTCGCTGGTGACCGGCACGACCGACAAGAGCCTGTTTGCGGACTGCGACTTCGTCATCGAGGCCGTCTTCGAAGAGGTCGGCGTCAAGCAGCAGGTGTTCGGCGAGATCGAGCAGTTCATCGCCGAGGATGCGATTCTCGCGACGAACACCTCGTCGCTGTCCGTGGAGGAGATCGGCGCGAAGCTGGCCCACCCCGAGCGGCTGGTCGGCTTCCACTTCTTCAACCCGGTGGCCGTCATGCCGCTGATCGAGATCGTGAAGACCCCGCAGACCGCCGAGTCCGCGCTGTCGACCGCGTTCGTCGTCGCGCGCGGCCTGGGAAAGAACGCCGTCCTCACAGCCGACGCGCCCGGCTTCGTGGTCAACCGGCTGCTCGCCAAGGTCATGGGCGAGGCCGCGCGCGCCGTCTACGAGGGCACGCCGGTCGCCGATGTCGAGAAGGCGTTCGGACCGCTCGGCCTGCCGATGGGCCCGTTCCAGCTCATCGACCTCGTCGGCTGGAAGGTCGCCGCGCACGTGCAGGACACCATGGCAGGGGCGTTCCCCGACCGGTTCTACGCGAACGAGAACTTCCACGCTCTCGCGGAGCTTCCGGAGGTCGTCGAGAAGGACAAGGGCGGTCGGGTCACCGGCTTCACCAAGGCCGCCGAGAAGGTCATCAAGGGCCACGCCGGCACCACTCCGGCATCCGCCGACCAGATCCTGCGTCGCGTGCAGGACGGGCTCGCCCAGGAGATCAGGATCATGCTCGACGAGGGCGTGGTTCCCGAGGTCGAGGACATCGACCTGTGCCTGATCCTCGGCGCGGGCTGGCCGTTCATCGACGGCGGCGCCTCACCGTACCTCGACCGTGAGGGCGCATCCGAACGGGTCTTCGGCAGCACCTTCCACACACCGCCGATCCGCGGCATCGGCGGCTGA
- a CDS encoding thiolase family protein, with amino-acid sequence MAELSDVFFVDGMRTPFGRAGEKGQYWNTRADDLAVKATIGLMERNPDVPADRIDDVAIAATSQTGDQGLTLGRSVAILAGLPQTVPGFAIDRMCAGAMTSVTTMAGSIGVGMYDVALAGGVEHMGHHPIGGNADPNPRFVAEKMVDPAALNMGVTAERIFDRFPHLTKERSDRFGMLSQQKAQAAYEHGKFQPDLTPVAVKDADGAWGLATEDEGRRPQTTMEDLAALKTPFRPHGRVTAGTSSPLTDGATMSLLAGGGAVKELGLAPKMKLVSFAFAGVQPEIMGIGPIPSTEKALRKAGLSIGDIGLFELNEAFAIQVISLLDHFGIADDDPRVNQWGGAIALGHPLAASGVRLMIQLAAQFAERPDVRYGLTAMCVGLGQGGSVIWENPHYDGKKRK; translated from the coding sequence GTGGCCGAGCTCTCGGACGTCTTCTTCGTCGATGGAATGCGCACGCCGTTCGGGCGCGCCGGCGAAAAAGGCCAATACTGGAACACCCGCGCCGATGATCTCGCCGTCAAGGCGACCATCGGACTCATGGAGCGCAACCCGGACGTTCCGGCGGATCGTATCGACGACGTGGCCATCGCCGCGACCAGTCAGACCGGCGACCAGGGCCTCACCCTCGGTCGCTCGGTCGCGATCCTGGCAGGACTCCCCCAGACCGTGCCGGGCTTCGCCATCGACCGCATGTGCGCCGGTGCGATGACCAGCGTGACCACGATGGCGGGGTCGATCGGCGTCGGCATGTACGACGTCGCCCTCGCCGGCGGCGTCGAGCACATGGGCCACCACCCCATCGGCGGCAACGCCGACCCGAACCCGCGGTTCGTCGCCGAGAAGATGGTCGACCCGGCTGCGCTCAACATGGGCGTCACCGCCGAGCGCATCTTCGACCGCTTCCCGCACCTGACCAAGGAGCGTTCGGACCGGTTCGGCATGCTGAGCCAGCAGAAAGCGCAGGCGGCCTACGAGCACGGCAAGTTCCAGCCCGATCTGACCCCTGTCGCGGTCAAGGACGCCGACGGCGCCTGGGGCCTGGCCACCGAAGACGAGGGTCGCCGCCCGCAGACCACGATGGAAGACCTCGCGGCGCTCAAGACGCCCTTCCGTCCGCACGGTCGCGTCACCGCGGGCACCTCGTCGCCGCTCACCGACGGCGCGACCATGTCGCTGCTGGCAGGCGGCGGCGCGGTCAAGGAACTGGGCCTTGCACCCAAGATGAAGCTCGTGTCGTTCGCCTTCGCGGGCGTCCAGCCCGAGATCATGGGCATCGGGCCGATTCCGTCTACGGAGAAGGCGCTGCGGAAGGCAGGCCTGTCCATCGGCGACATCGGTCTGTTCGAGCTCAACGAGGCCTTCGCGATCCAGGTCATCTCGCTGCTGGACCACTTCGGCATCGCCGACGACGACCCCCGCGTGAACCAGTGGGGCGGTGCCATCGCCCTCGGCCACCCCCTCGCGGCATCCGGTGTGCGGCTCATGATCCAGCTCGCGGCCCAGTTCGCCGAGCGCCCCGACGTCCGGTACGGACTGACCGCCATGTGCGTCGGCCTCGGCCAGGGCGGCTCGGTCATCTGGGAGAACCCCCACTACGACGGCAAGAAGCGGAAGTGA
- a CDS encoding HRDC domain-containing protein, whose translation MPEYPVIADRAQFHDAAQVLAGGTGPAAVDVERASGFRYTQRAYLIQVYRRDAGVFLFDPPAIGDMASLQKAIGGVEWVLHAASQDLPSLHEENLQPPEIFDTELAARLLGHDKVGLGAVVEDTLGITLAKAHSAADWSTRPLPESWLEYAALDVLHLIDVRDALESELFEQDKVDIAVQEFEAVRTRPARPPREEPWRRLSGLHTVRGRRSLAIARALWTAREEYARDQDIAPGRLVPDRSLVAAVRADPASKQELARVKEFNGRASRSQLDRWWAAIEAGRAATDLPAERVPSDTLPPPRAWVDRNPEADARLKTVRPRIEAVADELHMPVENLLTPDTLRRAAWKPPQSVDAESIGTMLAALGARPWQIERTAQVIALAFVDSLHAAEDAASDAS comes from the coding sequence GTGCCTGAATATCCCGTCATCGCCGACCGGGCGCAGTTCCACGACGCCGCGCAGGTCCTGGCCGGCGGCACCGGTCCCGCCGCCGTCGACGTCGAGCGCGCTTCCGGCTTCCGCTACACGCAGCGCGCCTATCTCATCCAGGTGTACCGGCGTGACGCCGGGGTGTTCCTGTTCGATCCGCCCGCCATCGGCGACATGGCATCGCTCCAGAAGGCGATCGGTGGCGTCGAATGGGTGCTGCATGCCGCCAGCCAGGACCTTCCCTCGCTGCACGAGGAGAACCTCCAGCCGCCGGAGATCTTCGACACCGAGCTGGCGGCGCGTCTGCTCGGCCACGACAAGGTCGGCCTGGGCGCCGTCGTCGAAGACACTCTCGGCATCACGCTCGCCAAGGCCCACTCGGCCGCGGACTGGTCGACCCGGCCCTTGCCGGAGTCGTGGCTGGAGTACGCCGCTCTCGACGTGCTGCACCTGATCGATGTACGTGACGCCCTCGAGTCCGAGCTGTTCGAGCAGGACAAGGTCGACATCGCCGTGCAGGAGTTCGAAGCCGTGCGCACCCGTCCGGCCCGGCCGCCGCGCGAGGAGCCGTGGCGCCGCCTGAGCGGGCTGCACACAGTGCGCGGGCGGCGTTCGCTGGCCATCGCGCGGGCGCTGTGGACCGCGCGTGAAGAGTATGCCCGCGACCAGGACATCGCGCCCGGCCGGCTCGTCCCCGACCGGTCGCTCGTCGCCGCGGTGCGGGCCGACCCCGCGAGCAAGCAGGAACTGGCGCGGGTCAAGGAGTTCAACGGGCGCGCGAGTCGCTCGCAGCTGGACCGCTGGTGGGCGGCGATCGAGGCCGGCCGTGCCGCAACCGACCTCCCCGCCGAACGGGTGCCCAGCGATACGCTGCCACCCCCGCGCGCCTGGGTGGACCGTAACCCCGAGGCCGACGCGCGACTGAAGACCGTGCGGCCGCGCATCGAGGCCGTCGCGGACGAGCTGCACATGCCCGTGGAGAACCTGCTCACCCCCGACACCCTGCGCCGTGCGGCGTGGAAGCCGCCGCAGTCGGTGGACGCCGAGTCCATCGGAACCATGCTCGCGGCGCTCGGAGCCCGCCCCTGGCAGATTGAGCGCACCGCACAGGTGATCGCGCTAGCCTTTGTGGATTCCCTGCACGCGGCCGAGGACGCTGCGAGCGACGCTTCGTAG
- a CDS encoding DUF3000 domain-containing protein, whose translation MDDPGPPAAFAAISDALRALSFRQDLTVREIPAPASLAPDSIAFAGDVRPEAEGVDSEYGTGRFVLLHDATAPDAWGGPWRIVCFAQAPLEPEIGTDPLLADVAWSWLVDALKTRGAQFHSASGTATKTLSKGFGTLAAEGDGAQIELRASWSPAGDLAGHIQAWAELVCMLAGLPPGSEGIAVFGSRKGSRA comes from the coding sequence GTGGATGACCCCGGTCCCCCGGCCGCCTTCGCGGCCATCTCCGACGCTCTGCGCGCGCTGTCGTTCCGGCAGGATCTCACCGTGCGTGAGATTCCCGCGCCGGCATCGCTCGCGCCGGACTCGATCGCCTTCGCCGGCGACGTCCGCCCCGAGGCCGAGGGTGTGGACTCGGAGTACGGCACCGGCCGGTTCGTGCTGCTGCACGATGCGACCGCGCCGGACGCGTGGGGCGGGCCGTGGCGCATCGTCTGCTTCGCCCAGGCGCCGCTCGAGCCCGAGATCGGCACCGATCCTCTCCTGGCCGACGTGGCGTGGTCGTGGCTGGTCGATGCGCTGAAGACCCGCGGCGCGCAGTTCCACTCCGCCTCCGGCACAGCGACCAAGACGCTCTCGAAGGGGTTCGGCACACTGGCCGCTGAGGGCGACGGCGCGCAGATCGAGCTGCGCGCCTCCTGGTCGCCCGCCGGCGACCTCGCCGGGCATATCCAGGCCTGGGCAGAATTGGTGTGCATGCTTGCCGGGCTTCCTCCCGGGTCGGAAGGCATCGCCGTCTTCGGATCACGTAAGGGGTCTCGTGCCTGA
- a CDS encoding alpha/beta hydrolase family protein, translating to MLGLRRAGPVGAAPALISGLRAVLMILASALVAVLGLTSFMAVKMARRVVTPGGRVPDTRILDVDTAAQTITLSRTPDTVLPGRYGLFTVGTSAYLKLGSVLSEDASGVKRKLLTHVATDAHLAPEAAFSGWYFDSPDDLRLPYTTELVGASVGPCPAWLFPADDEQAGTWVIQIHGRGTTRAECLRAVPVFHAAGITSLVVSYRNDGEAPRSRSGTYALGATEWHDVEPALAFARRRGARRIILMGWSMGGAIALQLALHSGHRDLLAGVVLESPVVDWRRVLDHQARLLGLPSRLADLTVGTLQREWSAGLSGADAAIPFDQLDIVARAAELRHPILILHSDDDGFVPSSASHDLAQARPDLVELHVFDVARHTKLWNYDQQRWTQAITAWLERTELTAPAV from the coding sequence ATGTTGGGACTCAGGCGCGCCGGGCCGGTGGGGGCCGCCCCCGCGCTGATCTCGGGCCTGCGCGCGGTGCTGATGATCCTGGCATCCGCCCTCGTCGCCGTCCTCGGACTGACCAGTTTCATGGCGGTCAAGATGGCCCGCCGGGTGGTCACTCCGGGCGGGCGGGTCCCCGACACGCGCATCCTCGACGTCGACACCGCCGCGCAGACCATCACGCTCAGCCGCACGCCCGATACGGTGCTGCCGGGCCGGTACGGCCTGTTCACCGTCGGCACCTCGGCGTATCTGAAGCTCGGCTCGGTGTTGTCCGAAGACGCGTCGGGCGTCAAGCGAAAACTGCTCACTCATGTCGCGACCGACGCGCATCTGGCTCCCGAGGCGGCGTTCAGCGGCTGGTACTTCGATTCTCCGGACGACCTGCGACTGCCCTACACGACCGAGCTGGTGGGAGCGTCGGTCGGCCCCTGCCCGGCATGGCTGTTCCCTGCCGACGACGAACAGGCCGGCACGTGGGTCATCCAGATCCACGGCCGTGGCACGACGCGCGCCGAGTGCCTGCGCGCGGTGCCGGTATTCCACGCCGCCGGCATCACCTCCCTGGTCGTCTCGTACCGCAACGACGGCGAGGCCCCGCGCTCACGCTCGGGCACGTACGCACTGGGTGCCACCGAGTGGCACGACGTCGAGCCCGCGCTCGCGTTCGCCCGCCGCCGCGGCGCGCGCCGGATCATCCTCATGGGCTGGTCGATGGGCGGCGCGATCGCGCTGCAGCTCGCACTGCACTCTGGCCACCGTGACCTTCTGGCCGGGGTCGTCCTGGAGTCCCCGGTCGTCGACTGGCGCCGCGTGCTCGATCATCAGGCCCGCCTGCTCGGCCTGCCGTCCCGGCTCGCCGACCTCACCGTGGGCACGCTCCAGAGGGAGTGGTCGGCAGGGCTCAGCGGCGCCGATGCGGCGATTCCCTTCGACCAGCTCGACATCGTGGCCCGTGCGGCCGAGCTGCGGCATCCGATCCTCATCCTGCACAGCGACGACGACGGGTTCGTGCCGTCCTCCGCCTCGCACGACCTCGCCCAGGCGCGGCCCGATCTGGTCGAGCTGCACGTGTTCGACGTCGCGCGCCACACCAAGCTCTGGAACTACGACCAGCAGCGCTGGACGCAGGCCATCACCGCGTGGCTGGAGAGGACCGAGCTGACCGCACCCGCGGTTTAG
- the zapE gene encoding cell division protein ZapE: protein MSSAPVGIVHLTDRGPQVSGAEMVAALVPPPQFDGATFDTYRTDAHFPSQQEAKDLLIAFSGGGAPAARGGLFRRAKKVPALKPGVYLDGGFGVGKTHLLASIYHAVPARRKYFGSFIEYTALVGAIGYQKTVELFRGADLLCIDEFELDDPGDTMVMTRLIGELVPTGTRLAATSNTPPNALGEGRFAAQDFLREIHAMAASFQTIRIDGTDYRQRAVDGHAVVVADGEYERAVADAAASALASDDTFGGLIAHLAQVHPSRYIRLIEHVALIGLRDVAPLDDQSAALRFVAFVDRAYDAQIPIRATGAALDSVFTDEMLAGGYRKKYLRAISRLVALTHS, encoded by the coding sequence GTGAGCAGCGCACCCGTCGGCATCGTGCATCTGACCGATCGCGGTCCCCAGGTCTCGGGTGCCGAGATGGTCGCGGCGCTCGTCCCGCCACCCCAGTTCGACGGGGCCACGTTCGACACCTACCGCACCGACGCGCACTTTCCGTCGCAGCAGGAGGCGAAGGATCTGCTGATCGCCTTCAGCGGCGGGGGAGCGCCCGCAGCGCGCGGGGGGCTGTTCCGCCGCGCGAAGAAGGTGCCCGCCCTCAAGCCGGGCGTGTACCTCGACGGCGGGTTCGGTGTCGGCAAGACGCACCTGCTCGCTTCGATCTACCATGCCGTGCCCGCGCGACGGAAGTACTTCGGCTCCTTCATCGAGTACACCGCGCTGGTCGGAGCGATCGGCTATCAGAAGACAGTCGAACTGTTCCGCGGAGCGGACCTGCTGTGCATCGACGAGTTCGAGCTCGACGATCCGGGCGACACGATGGTGATGACGCGTCTGATCGGCGAGCTCGTCCCCACCGGCACGCGGCTGGCGGCCACCTCGAACACCCCGCCCAACGCGCTCGGTGAGGGCCGGTTCGCCGCGCAGGACTTCCTCCGCGAGATCCACGCCATGGCCGCGAGCTTCCAGACCATCCGGATCGACGGCACCGATTACCGGCAGCGCGCGGTGGACGGCCACGCGGTCGTGGTCGCCGACGGGGAGTATGAGAGGGCGGTGGCGGATGCCGCGGCATCCGCGCTCGCCTCCGACGACACGTTCGGGGGGCTGATCGCCCACCTCGCACAGGTCCACCCGTCGCGGTACATCCGCCTCATCGAGCACGTCGCCCTGATCGGCCTGCGCGACGTCGCACCGCTGGACGACCAGTCCGCGGCGCTGCGCTTCGTCGCCTTCGTCGACCGCGCCTACGACGCGCAGATCCCGATCCGCGCGACGGGCGCAGCCCTGGACAGCGTGTTCACCGACGAGATGCTTGCCGGGGGATACCGCAAGAAGTACCTCCGCGCCATCTCGCGCCTGGTGGCCCTCACGCACTCCTGA